The Coffea arabica cultivar ET-39 chromosome 4e, Coffea Arabica ET-39 HiFi, whole genome shotgun sequence genome includes a window with the following:
- the LOC140005890 gene encoding transcription factor MYBS3-like, whose protein sequence is MTRRCSHCSNNGHNSRTCPTRGGGGGSGGCAGGGVKLFGVRLTDGSIMKKSASMGNLSHYHSSSSAAASPNPSSPSSDPFHDPVHLPDGYLSDDPNDASCSANRRAERKKGVPWTEEEHRLFLLGLQELGKGDWRGISRNFVTSRTPTQVASHAQKYFIRQNNANPRKRRSSLFDMVPDMSTDPLAPPEEQFVLPPQVVDSSKEQLASPHPLAIGDDNEKSLPSLDLSLKQEYEPMEATLSEVVEETEENVKSPPEIPSLFPSFFPAFIPISYPLWPSNIAPQEEGRGAEASHHQILKPIPVIPKEPVNVDELVGMSQLSLGDTSSGLVESSRLSLKLTGEPSRQSAFHASTPIKGSGITKSENSSFQAV, encoded by the exons ATGACTCGGCGGTGTTCTCATTGCAGCAACAATGGCCATAACTCCCGGACGTGTCCCACGAGAGGTGGCGGTGGTGGAAGCGGCGGCTGTGCTGGTGGTggggtgaagctttttggagtcAGATTAACAGATGGGTCCATCATGAAGAAGAGTGCCAGCATGGGAAATCTATCCCATTACCATTCTTCCTCGTCCGCCGCCGCGTCGCCTAACCCCAGCTCGCCTTCCTCCGACCCCTTTCATGACCCGGTTCATTTGCCGGATGGGTATCTCTCCGATGATCCCAATGATGCATCTTGCTCTGCTAATCGTAGAgctgaaagaaagaaag GTGTTCCATGGACTGAAGAAGAGCACAGGCTCTTCCTTCTTGGTCTTCAGGAGTTGGGCAAAGGTGATTGGCGCGGTATCTCCCGCAATTTTGTGACATCAAGGACTCCAACACAGGTGGCAAGCCATGCACAGAAGTATTTTATCCGGCAGAACAATGCTAATCCGAGAAAGAGAAGATCCAGTCTCTTTGACATGGTTCCAGATATG TCTACAGATCCACTAGCTCCGCCGGAAGAACAATTTGTGCTCCCACCACAAGTTGTTGATAGCAGCAAGGAACAACTTGCAAGTCCGCATCCTCTAGCAATTGGAGATGATAATGAAAAGTCTTTGCCTTCTTTAGATCTTTCCCTAAAGCAAGAGTATGAGCCCATGGAAGCTACCCTCAGTGAAGTAGTTGAAGAAACCGAAGAAAATGTTAAATCTCCACCCGAAATTCCTTCATTGTTCCCATCATTTTTTCCAGCATTTATACCTATTTCATATCCACTATGGCCGTCCAATATAGCCCCTCAAGAGGAAGGTAGAGGAGCAGAGGCATCTCATCATCAGATCCTCAAGCCAATTCCAGTTATTCCAAAGGAACCTGTCAATGTGGATGAACTTGTGGGCATGTCTCAGCTTAGCTTAGGTGATACTAGTTCTGGCCTTGTAGAATCTTCCCGACTTTCTCTCAAATTGACAGGGGAGCCATCGAGGCAATCGGCATTTCATGCAAGCACACCAATCAAAGGATCGGGCATAACCAAGAGTGAAAATAGTTCATTTCAAGCAGTATGA